GTCTGTTCAATGTGTCTCGGAaatcttccttgctagcccctaTTGTCTAGGGTTAATCGCGAATAAATCCCTAGAATCTTTAAATGACCATACCTCGCGTGTTTCATATCCGTTTAAGCTCGTTCTTGTTGAGTTAGTTTCGTCTCAACATAAACTACACGCTAGCCATGATATTTACCCTAATATGTGTTTTAAGAATTTATTCTaaaattaatttgattaatgcctatttGAATACCTTTTCTTAATAAAGTTTAATTAGGGTATACATATCGGTTTTCATAGTTAATCTTAATTTGACTAATCCGATTTAACtgagttttctaaataaaatcaaaTTAGAGTTGTACCTCTCTTTCATAACTGaaggttaatttgattaatgcctgttAAACATGTCTTCTTTAATTAAAAGCTATTTAATGTTATACACCGCTTTACATAATaagtgttaatttgattaatgcttactctcaaatatttttttaattaaaagctaattagatcTATACATCGGTTTTCTTTAAGTAAGTGTTAATATGATTAGTATCAACATGAATGAGTTTCAAATTATAACTTGTTTTAGTTCAATGCGACGATTAGATGTTATTACATATAGTttattttccaaagttaaatgtttaaatggcataatttgtacatgaatatttataaataaaagttgaataggttttacatcatcttttcggatacaaatataatttgaatGAACTCTCACTTAGgatattttctaaaagtatccTTTACAtatattttctaattaaaataaaTGCAGCATATAGCTCTTATCTTTTCCTTTGCAATCAAAGTTTCCCTGATAGATGTATATTTTTTAATGATAGCATCATTCTTAGTGTTTCACGCACCTTTGTGAtcttagaatcgagccctaAAGAATCATTTAGTATACTCCTTCAAAGCTTTTattttgattggtgtattgtttttaGTTGTGCTTCTTTGTTTGTATGCTTGTGCCCGATGATTGTTGCGAGCCGAAGGAACGTCGTTCGAGAGCTTCGAAGAACAAGAGCTGAAGATAATCTGAGCAGCTGTATCTTCGGAGGAATGCAAGTGTCCCTAAGCATctttctatctatgcttattttacaagaataccataaattaattggaacattgagcaaccacctaggaaaacagtgcaacaaCAATAGCTCTTgtcttagctaattaattagagactctagtttgaagcggtcttATCGAATGGGTAAGAGGGATGGTGGCAGATGGGGTATAACCTGGCCCTCAGACTACTCTGCACTACggtagcttcgcagtcttgagagaggtttatgctctgctactgatccagaaaccttagcgggctacttcttattaggaaatctttgtaaaggcctcgtagcgtccctatgcaatcacacctcggtagtatgataagtgcctacttttgcacaacatggttgggtctaaagttatTCTAAACTTTTTACGcaacttgtggtgaaagtgtacaacctctgcatagtatctaaaactgatatatcagccgtgctcacggtgaAGAGCGccctgaaccctcacatgattaataaacttgaagatggatttaaatcaTTATTCTGAATACTAACCCTAAGTATACTCAtgcttgcttactgctgctcatacaaggaaggtgtgtgaagttttctgaagatgatgctgagttctatgCGTATGCAACCCCAATCAATTAGCTGTGAAGATTGAAGCCTCCATTTCTAAAATTAAGCTGTATATATCTGATAGACTTGTAACTCATTATTTATATTCATTTACATGATACTGTTATtattattcactgatgatgtcactatatgtatgaaacttgatcctagcatacatatagatagtacttgatcctggcatacatatagataGCACTTGATTTCGTTTTAAAACCAGGTGTGACAATATACTCTTTAACTCTCTTGGTCAACAGTGCAAAAATTATGATGTGTGCCATGGAAAAAAAACACAGGGCGCACCAACAATATACATAACCGATAGAACACCTCACACCCTCATTGCTTCAATGTTATTGCTGTGAAGTGTCTGCTTCTTTCCTCTGCCACTGTTGCATACCAGGCTGCCTATGAGGTTGGCCGTGAGGCTGTCTTCTTGAAGTGTTAGCTCGGTTTCGCCTTCGATATCCAGAATTCTTCGGCTTATTGCTGCTGGTGTTGTTTACCTGGCTGCGTTGCTCTGTTCCTGAGGTTGAAGTAGGGGTGTCCTCGCTGGGATCAGCGTTCTCTTCTGCAGCTGTGTCTGGTGTGCTGGGAGGAAGAGTAACATACATTCCCGGTTGTATGGCAAGGTCTTTCTTCGGTTCAATCAGCCCGTTGCATTCTTGCTGCAGATTAACAAGTGATTCGATTCTTTTTCTCCTGATTTGCTCTGCCTCAGAATGGAACAATTCCTTCTCAGCTTCACCCAGGTCAAGTGTCAATGATTCCTAGAGGTGAACAAGTAAAAACAGGAAAAGAGTTATGGCGGGTCTCATTTATTCAAGATAAGGATTATATGATATAGTGGGCAATAGTGATATGGAGTAATATGATCAAGGCTTCAATGCAGTAAACTTAAACTGGCAAAGCCTCAAAATGTAGAAAGGGTTTTCACTTGTATGTAAACCATATCTGAGACATACCAGCCGGGAAGTACTTTCACCCAACAGATCACGAACATGCTCAATATCCTTCTCATCGAACACTTTGCGGCAAACTGGACAAAATCCTTTGTTCTGATTCACATTATAATGCTTGCCTGAGCTGGACAAATCGAATCCTTTAGAAGCATTAATAATTAGCAGGACAAGTCAAGATTAATGACATTTAGCATATCGAATCAATGAACAAAAATGTCAGTTACATGTATGCAAGAATTTTACGGATGTATCTAAAGCCCTGCGCCCTTGATAGAATACCAAATGACATTGTAAGCGAGAAATAAATAATCCCATATGTTGACAATTTAATGTGCTTCTTTACGATAGTAATTCAGTAAACTGCTGACACCAGAGTGTCACGTGCATGGGCAGCCAGGGCCCTGGCGCCATGGGCCAGGCAGGCCCAACAGCAGCAGGCAGGCGTGCAGGGGCACCTACAGCCCTCGCCGCACCACCCTAGGGGGTCCAGGCGCCCAGCAGCCCCCTCCCTTCTATCTTTAGTCTATTCAAGTATTAGGAAGTCCTTTTGTTTAAGTTAGGTAATAATTAGAGATTGAGTTGTAAGATGGAAGGATTCCATCCTTAGATTGCTTGGGAGTTAAGTTAGGAGTCACTATAAAACTAAAAGGGTGCAATCTATTTTGGATCAGCAAGGAAAAGCTTAAACCCTACCCTGCCCCCTGCCTCTCCACCTCTCCCTGCGcctccaccccctccccctcgaGTACTGTTCACGTGAACAGTAACCCGCACACCCCCAACTCCTCCCTGCAGATCGGCCAGCAGCTAAATTGCCGGCGACCACAGGTCAACGGCGGCTCTTCTCCCCTCACCCTCGCACCTCATTCGGCTACAATCTACGCTGGCTGCCCCCGACGAACATTGCACCTCACACAGAGTCGTCATTGTTTCAGAATGGACTAAAAGCCTAGAATTCAAGTGCAGTTCACAAGAGGCAGCATACTATGGActtcatgacatgcaaacttttaaCAAAAAATTTCCATGGGAACAATAATCTCTGCGAGCAGCTTTTGTTTCAGTATCAACTATCAACCTAACAACTCTTTCTAAGAAGCTTTGGTTCAGATATCAGCATCAACCCACTAATCCTTGTAAGCAACTTTGGTTCAAGTATCAGTCATCAACTTACTAATGTTTGTAAGCAGCTTTGATTCAGGAGTGCATGAAACATTTCTACGAATTATGCTAAAAAATTCAAATAGAAGGGAAAGTGGACAAACAAGAAATAATATCCGCACCTCTAGTATTACGCTCCTTAAGGTTAGCATCACCATGTTGGAGCCATTCCCACCATCTCATAATGCAGTCACTGCAATGCAAGAATATAGGCTACCACTAGTGAGAATAAATTATTTGCACTACAGTACAGTTATGTCAATGCATGAGTTAAGACATCAACCTGTGGAAGCAGTGGTAGCATGACATCAACTTCATGAAAGGCAACTCAGAGCCATCCTTATCCTCTCTCATTAAAGGATATAGACACAGTGGACAATCCCCTGCTGGATGATTCATATTCGAGAGGATCTCTCCAGCTTCCTGCATGTAAAGTTATTAAGTCATGTGAAAGAAATGGAACCATCCACCCTCTTAGACAACACTTGTTATGATGGATATTAACAGATTCCTGCTACAGGATTCCTTTGATATTCACTGACATGCGGATATGGGGCCATGTGAAACATTCAGATGGTGTGTTTTGGTGAATTATAACAACAAACTCTGCTACAAGCACAAGCTTGGCGCCATTTCTCGCTCATTCATCACATATTACTATTAAACCTAACATATAGATCATTTACTAACAATAACATGTAAAAATGCCATCTGATAGTTGCCTAAAGATACCATAGTTTAAGGAGTCTGGCATAGTATACAATTTGAAAGCATCAAGGCAGTAAATCTTATTAACTCCGTTTGTATACAAATAGTGAGTAAGAAGTGAAGGTAAAGGAATTGAGTCTAATGCTAGCACCCACGGTACCTAAGGCAAGAATTGTTTCAACTAACACATTGCGATTGTGAAaaatcttttgaaccttgtgatattaaaaaaatcatggtCTGTGCTGTACAGAAAGCAAAACAGACTGAATACCTCACATAATGTCACAAGCATTGGATAGTTGGAAAGCTCTTTTGCCTTGTTCTGGATGCTTCTAATAAGATATGACTGTCGATCCTCATCAAGGCCCTTACTTTCCACAGCATAAATGTGAGGTGGTTCATTTGGATACTGCAAGTACAATATGGCAATGCCATAAATCCAAAGTGCATTAACAATCAAGACTGAGCAAAAGTTTAACCATGTCTGAAGTATTATGAACAAAGTTGTTTCTGTCAGAAGGGCAGCAGCATATCATGATACTGTAGTAAAATGTCACAAGCATGCTAGATATCAATATCAAGCTATAATATGAGTTTTGTAATTTGAAATGATTGCTTGATATGACATGTTTTGTTCTAAACCTATGATACCATAAGCACTGTAAAATTTCATTCCAAGGCATAAAAATTTTGGAGAAGAAATGTTTTTAGATCTTGGCATGATTCCACAACAAAGGTTTTCAAACAGTAATTTATCTCAATGCATCATTGAAACATACCTGTTTACATGTACATGAAAACTTTAATGCTTGATGTTAACATGCATATTGTTGAGTCTTGACTATTACTATGTTGATCAATTAACGAGTAGTGGAAAAATTATTCCTAACCATATAATCCGTAGGTTGGGATAGATGAGCAGAAAATCTCGAATGGTAGTAGAGGTTCATACCTGTGAGGATGCTTTAATTCCAAGAAAGAGTTCCACAAACTGAAAGCAGAGCAATTCAGCATTAACGCACAGATCATAATGTATAACTCCTAATAAAAATAGTGGAATTTAGGGCAATATTGATCGAACTACCAGCGTGCATCAGACGCCACTAGCAATGTCAAAGTCTAAGAAACAAAACAGTAGATAAATCTCTATGCCTTCATCTCaagcaacaaaagtaatgccacGACTATATAGACTTCAAAGCTCATGGAAAGTGCAACCAAGGGATTTTATCAAAAAACCAAGAAGTTATTGCTTGGTGCTGGCAGCTTTACTGCCACTTCCATTATGATTATAGCAGGATAAGAGAGCAAACAACAAATCCTTGGGGAGAAAGGTAAAGACTACATCCGCCGAAAGATTGTGGCTCTTGTGTTTAGACTAGTCCTCCAGGATGAATTTCCTACATGAGGGCCCATAAATCTTAATTGAAACTATCTGAGTGTAATCAAACTAAAATTGCACTTGACTGCTTGCACAAGTGCATACTACTCGGCTCCTAAGTATATACCCCTGTTTGCCTGCCAAGACTGCAGCATCAGGCCAATCATAGCAATCATTGCCACAGCAATTGATCAAATTAAACTGTTAACTAACAAAGCATCAGGATCATGGCACCACAGATACACCCTAAAATTAATCAACCTGTAAGCCCACAAGCGCTAACCATACAAATCTTCAATATTCCAACAGCTCAACTAGTCACCCCCAAAGGATTAAACTTGAACCACTCACTAATCCCCCTTCTCTTCTCCGAGAGCTAGGGTTCACCTCAGAACAGGCGGCAACTCTAGCACCGCCCACTACCTGTCACagcacaccacaccacaccagaTGGCTGGCCAGCCGGTGGATCGAATCATCCATCCGCGACCCACCACACTCGGTAATCGCGAGGGACGGGGAAAACAATGGGGGCCTGAGAGGAAGGGGGCTAGTGtcgaggggaggggaggggaggggcgaggCGGACCTGCTGCGAGGAGTCGTCGGCGGTGCGGGGCCGCACGTGGACGACGAGGTGGGGCGGGAGGTCGCGGAGCACGCGGACGTCGTCGCCGTACACCGCCGCCACAGCCTCCAGCTCCagccgcacctcctcctccgcctccgcctgcgcTGCCATCGCCTCCAGTCGCCGccgaattttttttcccctccctgTCTGaaaagacttttttttttttgagagagagaggtgaaCGAGAAAATGTTAGTTGAGATAGTTTGGCGTGGCCGCgttggagaggagagggagaattGGGCCCAGGCTGCGGAGGAACGGGATGGATTGGGTTGTGTCGAGGAGGAGTGGGCTCGATTGGGCCTTGGCCCCTATGAGAGAGAGCATAGGCTGTGCCGCGCAGCTCTTCGGGCTTTTGAATGCTAACAAATTTTTCTATTCGGACTTGGTCGGATTGGACCACGTTTCTAATGGGCCATTGAATGGTGACCCTCTTTGTTATTGGACGTTGATGACCTCGTGGCCCATGCAAGTAAAACAACAGCACATGCCATTACGCAAGAGCTATATGAAGTTTGAAGAAGGCAGCCAAAAGCTAAGTATAACTTCACCTTGTTTCtgaaaaaatcaaacaaaaggGTACCATATAGTTTCAaacggagggagggagtaatAAATAAAAGTACATGCAAAATTTAGCTCATAATAATCTATGTGAATTATAATCAATAAAAAGCAAAATTTGCAATAAAGTAGTAAAAATTATTTTGCTTTCATTCTGATTGTGAGcaaaatgtcaaataaggaCCACGTAAAATACATTAGTTATTAATatctaaaaaatttaaaatactgaacacatattttttttgtttttgaatgGATGAAAAGTGAAATATTAAATAAAAATCTATGGATTAGTAGGCTAGATATTGGGGTGTATCAGTAAGCTGTGAAGCATGTGACAGGCCAAGCAGGGTCAAAATAAAAAACCAAATGATGGAGACAATTAGATCACCAATAGTGTGCGAACTGAGCGTAGTAAGGTTCTGCCCACTAAGGTTTGAGTCCTCAACTCCGTATTGATGCTCAcaattttctagatttattttaaGATTTAATCAGCGCTATTCTTTCAATGGTAGGCGACGTGCCAGTCGACAGTGAGACGTCAGTAGTGACTTCATCAATTTTGAGGATCTGCCGCCTCAATCTTTTGGAGGTCCTTATATGGGTAGAGTTGCGTGTGTGTTCATAGGGGCGAGTGTACGTACGTGTATGTGAGCGACTGCATCTGAACCGTGTGATTcgcaaaaaaaatcacaaatctCCAATTGTGTGTGCATAGACATGGACAAAGCCGTGTATGTATAGCTACCGAGGGCTTAATGGTCGTACATATCATCATCAGAACAGTAGGCTAACAAGAAGATAATGCACCTAAATTATAGTTTTAAAGACTTTAGAAACACACAAGCGATCGATTTGTTGTTGTGTATATAGCACAAGATGATAATGCTAAGAAGAAGGCGATAGGGCAATAATTCGAAATCTTCATGCTATAGATTGTTTAACAGTAACGTAGCTACGATGGCGACAGGAGACTGGAAACTCAGTATGTATATCAAGCGTCTTTCGATTTTCCACTCTCTCTTGCAATCCGCGGCGAGCTCCATGCTGCAAAGCTTTTTAAGTACTTGCAACTAGATTGTTCGCAGGTGAGGCCATGTGTTGAAGTTTTT
This genomic window from Setaria viridis chromosome 8, Setaria_viridis_v4.0, whole genome shotgun sequence contains:
- the LOC117833095 gene encoding uncharacterized protein isoform X2 → MAAQAEAEEEVRLELEAVAAVYGDDVRVLRDLPPHLVVHVRPRTADDSSQQFVELFLGIKASSQYPNEPPHIYAVESKGLDEDRQSYLIRSIQNKAKELSNYPMLVTLCEEAGEILSNMNHPAGDCPLCLYPLMREDKDGSELPFMKLMSCYHCFHSDCIMRWWEWLQHGDANLKERNTRGKHYNVNQNKGFCPVCRKVFDEKDIEHVRDLLGESTSRLESLTLDLGEAEKELFHSEAEQIRRKRIESLVNLQQECNGLIEPKKDLAIQPGMYVTLPPSTPDTAAEENADPSEDTPTSTSGTEQRSQVNNTSSNKPKNSGYRRRNRANTSRRQPHGQPHRQPGMQQWQRKEADTSQQ
- the LOC117833095 gene encoding uncharacterized protein isoform X1; translation: MAAQAEAEEEVRLELEAVAAVYGDDVRVLRDLPPHLVVHVRPRTADDSSQQFVELFLGIKASSQYPNEPPHIYAVESKGLDEDRQSYLIRSIQNKAKELSNYPMLVTLCEEAGEILSNMNHPAGDCPLCLYPLMREDKDGSELPFMKLMSCYHCFHSDCIMRWWEWLQHGDANLKERNTRGFDLSSSGKHYNVNQNKGFCPVCRKVFDEKDIEHVRDLLGESTSRLESLTLDLGEAEKELFHSEAEQIRRKRIESLVNLQQECNGLIEPKKDLAIQPGMYVTLPPSTPDTAAEENADPSEDTPTSTSGTEQRSQVNNTSSNKPKNSGYRRRNRANTSRRQPHGQPHRQPGMQQWQRKEADTSQQ